The window TTGACTAGTCGCAGTGGGTGCGGCTGCATTTTGcaaggccagagagagacccgTGCccgcggggagagacacacttCTCTTGAATTTTTTTCCGATCGAGATCTCCACTAAACGGAAttccccctcgtcttcgtttctttgtTTGTCCTCcgactctctcgcttccctgcCTCCCTTTCACTCTCCGGCCTTCGATTTTCATGGGAACTCGAGAGCAAACCCTCTCAATTGTTTTGCCCGCCGAGGGCGTCACAGGTCTCTCAAGCATCGCCCCTCTTCGAGCCGGCGCActcgcggcggcagcggatAAATCCacggggaggaaaagcgTACAAGTTTTCCGACTTGTGTGTGTATAGCTTTTCCCCacctgtttccctctctgagCGCCTACCTCCACTGCATGCTTCTGCGTAATTCTGTCTTTTGGAAGTCGAGTTTCTTGTTCACCGGCAGTCATCAAAACGTACGAGCTGTTGCCTTCTGCAGCTGTCGCCGGTCCATGAGCAAAGCGGTCAGTGCGCCGGCGAATCTATTCTTCCAAACAGCGAAAGTCGCTCTACGCGGCAAACTCCGTTGTCTTCCCTTCGGTGTGTTTTTCTTGGAGaagccgttctctctccttttcatGAAGAAAGCCGGTGAACTGCCGAacttgtctccttttttctggacGAGACATCGCTCAGCCATGCGGCGCGACCCGAGCCTCTCAAATGAGTCGCGgttcgtgtgtctctccgtcccttcccttccgttTTGTGGGTTGTTCCCCCCATTTTCGCCCGGCAGAAGAAATCcattttccgtcttttctttcacACGCCGagtggtctctctctcgccaggtGTCCGCTCCCTCCTGCCGCAAAACTGGcgggtttttctctcgcgatGTACACGCAGGCTGCTGGAGGCGACCGCGATCATGTGCTCCTCTACGTGTCCACTCCTGGTGTTTGGCCGCTCACGTCACTGCGTTCGttcgcttttttcctctgACTGTCCTCCGGTACGGGCAACCGGGAAGCCGTTTGAGCTGCGAAATTCCCCGCGAAAGGCGCAGTCCACATCCCTGGAGGATTTCTCTTTCTAGACAGCGTCGCGCTCTCCATGTCACCAGACCTCCTGGGCAGCAGtccttttttgttttctAACTGACGCAAATGCAGTCGAAGAAATGCAACTATTCCCTACTGACCCCTTCCCTTAGGTCTCCAGAACTTCGTCGAAAGTTGTTTTTGTGAAGGAGCGTCAAGGTCGTGTCGTCCGCTACCTTCACCCGCCGCAAACAGTCTCTCGGCGTTTTCCCAAGCGCACATGGCCAAgatcttttcctcttccccgagttctttcttcctcttcctccctccccAGCAACAGCGACATCCTCACCTTCCTTCTTTGATGCGTTACATGCGTGTACATCTACGGCCATTCCCATTACGTGCAGCGGCAAAACGGAACCTAAATCATGCCGCGCGTACCACCTTGCGTTCTCCTGCGGATTGCGAAGCCTTCAAGGGAAAATGTGTAGAGGGGCGAAGCGCCTAGGCGACCTCCCCCACCCTATCGAAGGCGAAAAGTATAAACGCCTGTAAATCCTCCTTTTTGTGTcctctttttgttttctgcgaCGTCTCGGTCCTGTGGGTCTCCGCGTGTCTGAGCCTTTCGACTCTTGAAGATGCTGCGCGGATCGGAGCGTCTCCGCAGACGCgctcgggtgtctgtacacccggaTGAACACTCGGCCGCTTCCGCTCGTCGCATGTGGCGTCTCCCTGCCAGTCTCTGGATTCCGCTGGGCTGTCTGCCGCTCTCGGTGTCGCGCAGCCAGTTGAAAGCCGCGAACATCGACTTCGCTGATGTGGCTTCGTCTGGAAACCGTGCAGAAAGTCCCCTGTGGCTCGGGGctcggagaagacgcgaggcagAACAGATCCCCTCCACGCGCGCTCACGCCGAAGCCGCCCATTCTGGGCGCTGGCGTTCtacgtctccttccccttgtTCCTTTCCacgtgcttcttctccagtgAGAGAGACAAGTGACGAAGACGAACCTAGTGGGGAACAGACGTGCTTCGACGTTCTCCTGTTGCTCTGTGGAGCAGCGAACGCAGCTTGGGAAGCGAGACTGGAACAGGCGTGGtggggagacggggaagaatACTGTGTCAGGcccgaagaaaacagagatcGGCTGACAGAAACAGCCTCGCAGACGACAGCGAAATCCACGGAGACGATTCAAGTTGTTTTCACCGTTTGGATGAATATCAGGTGTGTTCCCTATACAAACAGGAAACCCTCAAAACTCACGCAATTCAGGTCATCACGCCGCTTGCAGACATGTCTaggtgtctctccctgtctccctctaactccctctgtctccctccaactctatctatctatctatctatctatctatctatctatctatctatctatctatctatctatctatctatctatttctGTCTATTTCTGTTTATTTCTATCTCTATGCTTCTGCGTGCGCATATGCGTGAGAGCCACGCGTGGGGTGTAAGATGCGACTCCACACCACGGGGAGGGCGCGACGGCGGGTGTactgtctcttttgtgtgTTCCCTGGCATAAATCTCTTCATTTCACATTCCAGGTACACACACTCATACACACATATTCACATGGAAGACTGTGCATCTGTGGGAAGTTTCCTGTGACATACGCAGGGGCGTTCGTTTCAGTGTGCCACAGCTGAAAAGTGGGTTTGTCCTTTACCGGTTATTCATTTACGTTAGATCTAGCCTGCACTCGCAAACATACGACTTGCGTGCTGTCGCGTTGACGAGGCGCGACGCCTCCTTTGTTCTGTTCGCTTTCCCGGGAAGTCGCACGGAGACGATTTGAACTAGTTGCGCGGACACGAGGAGGGTCGCGCGTGTGTTGCTGACGGTGAACTATCATCCCTAACTGGGTTTTCGCCAAAcgaagagcagaagagaggctcGGGGCCAGTGTGCGTCATCTCGCCGTGGCGAGGAGGTTGCACCGTTTCGTCGTGGTGCGTGGGTTCTCGTGGACATACCACTGTTCAGCGGGACGCGCCGGGATGGCGTCTCAAGGTTTAAAAGTCCTTTCGCGAATCCCGCGGGTATCtagtctctgtttcgtctgcCATTGGTGTCTGTCGCTTCGCACAGCCCATTTCTCATGAAGAGAACGAACGTGGCGTCCGAGCTCGCTCCGAACGAATTCCTCGTCTCGGGCGCCGAGATCTTCCTTCTTCAAcacgttcttcctctccacgccttgagccgccttcgcctgcctctcacACCGGTCTTTTCTTACTCTTGTCCATCTAcctcgtctcccctttcttctcttcctgcgcgtcCGTCACCGTCTCCGCGGCCTTCCCTCTGCACCGTTCTGCGAACAACCCGCGAAGACGAATGGGAAGTGTATGCTGGGTTTGTTCGTTGCCTCTTTGCGGGTACGCACGAGCAACCTGtgggcggagagaagcgggcgcgtctcctcgcctggtGCGGCAGCCTGATGTGCACCGGCCACTTCCACAGTCCTCCaggctctctgtcgctccaGTCCACATACGACTTTGTCTCTGAAAACGCCTGGCAACTGAAGGTCGACCAACCGCCGCCTCACTCGCTGTTCCagtttctcgcttccgcccTCGCTAAGAACGCAGCCGCGCCTTTCGCGGACTCAGGATGCCGGCGacaccgagaaaaacgaactCGGAAAACCACACAACGcactgcttcttccctccctgcGCTCCCGTCTGCTCCGAGTTCTGcactcgcttcttcttcttcttcttcttcttcttcttcttcttcttcttcttcttctgtgtttctATGTAAGTGTGAGATTTGCAGGCTTACGCACGAGGCGCTGCACATGCTGCTGGCTTTTTTGGatcccgcgtctctcgcctcgtttgGGACAACAAATTGGAGTCACTTTCTGCTGGCAGAGCCGGTGGTCCCTGGGCTTCAGCTCATGGTGGGAGATTGCTTTCTGCATCCTCACGACCGGCGCCCGGCTCCCGCGCGttcggcggcgtctccgctgccgcCTTTGCTCGACTTCGCGTTCGCGAACGCCGGAGACCCAGAGGCGAGGGACTCTGGAGAACATAGAAGAAAGCATGTCTTTCTCGGGGGACTGTTCGCCCACCAGACCCACGGCCTGCTCTGGCTGCGGCACCGGGAGCGGCGGGCCGCCGCCCAGGCGCCTCCGTTCTGGTTCGCGTCCGTGGAAGATCGACAAAAACCGCAGCAACCGCATgggcctgtctccctcgctgcgccgtcttccgcgtgcTTGACCGGCGCGCGAGACCGAAGCGAACCCCGAATCCATGGAGACGTAGACCCAGCAGGCGCGCTCGACGCGGGCGAGGACGCACCCAACGAGCCTGGCGGAGTCGATCCAGACGCACTCTCGGGTGAGTGCAGGTTTGCTGATGATGCCCTCAAATTCCTCGCCAAATGGACGGAGCTTCAGTTGCCGCACCAGGAGTGGCTCGCAGGTGCGGCGGACGCACGGCGACCGGTCGGGTGCGGCGAGGGGACTCcgggagcgcatgcagcgaccgCGAAGGACAGCAGCGGTTTGCCAGGCTGTAGAGGAGGCCGTCCTGGAGGAGtggaaggcgcggaagaacCAGGCGAATCTGAAAGAGCGGCAGCGTCAGCGAGTGCAGCGAGAACGCGGGCCAGCGGAGGACGTGGAGGAACGCGGAGCGAGAACGCGGCAGGGGAGGAGCATCTCCAGAACCGCAGTCTGAGCACAGGAAGAGCCGATGAGCTGACAAAGCCCGTGGacaagaaggacgaagaatCTGAACAGGAACATGTGGTCGCCGACGAAACACAGCACACGGAGACGGTTGAATCCGTCGAGCCtccaagagaagaaaagccgaCTACAGAGATGACGAGCGTTCCGGCAGGCGACCTGTATCGTCTCCTCGTGAGTGAGACAGCGTCTCTGGCGTGCTTAGCCGCTCCGCATCCGATTGTCTTTCcatctctgcctcctcacTTTCCTCGGGCCCCTGTGAccttcgcctcgtcgccacAGCCGGCTGTTGCTTCCGCGGCTCCGCAGTCGGGCGGAGCCTTGCGGCGCGCTTCGTCACCGAGACTTCATtgctctgcgtctcctcgccgggACAGCGAGGGCGGAAGTGGAGAAACAGATCGCAAATCTGAAGGCATGTACGTTCTGAAACCGCGCTTTCAGATTCCCCAAACAAACGTgggcgccttttctctctatTTCAACTCTGACACGCGCCTCTGTGCAATCGGCTTCAGCCGAAAGCCCAGAATGTGCACACCGACGCACAGAGCAACTCAGACAGTTTCCTCTCCGGCCCGCTgtccgccgtcttctcttgcttctgtattcccttccgtttcgtcgCCTTGTCTAGTGGGCGACCATcagtccctttctctccgagGGTGGACGCAAGGGacccgaggcggcggcggcttaTTCTGCGACGATCCTGGCCTCGGGAAAACGCTGGCGATGCTGTCTGTGGTGGTCAAGAGCATGGGACGCTTACCGGCGTTCCCGCGCCTCGTCAAGGCCTGGCTAGCTGGGTATCTGGgtcgactgcatgcggccaaCGGCGAGTCCGACCCGTCCGCAAGGGCCGGcaaaagagcgaaagacggcacagaagaagacgacgctgtggaaggcgaaaaagagggagaagcagtgGGCCATCCAACACAgaaaggagggcgaggacagagGGGAGCGCGGCGGCAGTGGCTCGAGGATGGAGAAGGTGTTCGATATGTTTGGAAGTTCGCGGCAGACGAAATCGAGCAGTATTTCATAGAGCAGGGTAAGACGGAGACTCAGCCGGGATGCCGTTAGCTTTCAGGAGAACCTAAAAAGTGCACCACgccgaacgaggagagaaaaaggcgaggccgGAAGAGGTGAAGATGCACGGAGGGgatcgaggaagacagcacaCACAGCGAAAGCCAAGCCATACGAATTGTCAAGATAGGCTCACCCCGCGACGCTTCACAGCTTTCACCCGGTGTCCGTTGAGAGGGGCCAGCGTGTGGCAACACAAAACTATGTGTATATCAATATGAATATATAGATTTCTGCGTATAGTCCGTTTTCGCGATTGTTTCATTGTTGGCTGTGGAGGCGACAgccacgagaagagaagaggtgTGTGCAGATGCGCATGCGGTTTTGCCTTTCTTGAATGCCGGCTTCCCAGGTGTCCGAAGTGCGTTTTCGTACCCACAGCTCAacccgcttcttcccgagGCGGGTGACgctgcagcgtctccaggcgcAGTCTCCCTGAATTTGCTCGACCTTCCAAAAGAGGGAacttcgtcgccgtccttTACGCCGCCTCattctcctcgctttccggacgaggcggcgcagcgcgGCGGCCTCTTTGGGCGTACCAAGTTCTTCATCGGCTATTCAATGGTGCGCCTGAGAGGGGCGGGCGTGAGACACCCCACAAATTTTAAACATGGAGGCCTGCGGGAAGTTGGCCGCAAAAGCGGCTGACATGAGGGCGAGAAACTGGCAGAACAATGCGACGTTTTTGGCGTGCGTTTTCCACGTGCATCGTTCGCCTTCAGGTGGAGATGCACATCGGCTGACGCTTCTAGAGACGTCCGCAACGCGTCTCGTTTTGCCACCTTTTGTCTTTGGTTCTTCGAGGGATGTCcgtgtttcttttcgcttcggACTGCGTAGGCACTAGGCCtggaagggaaagggacTGCGTGTGTCTACGCTTCGTGTGCCTGCCGTTTTCCTCATCTGCCTTGGTTGTTGCCACACAGTCCAGGGGCGGATGCCAGCGAGTGGGGCAGCGTGTATCTGGATCTGCCTACAAACATATCTGTATAGAATCTTGCGGTGTCTGTGTCGAGGCAGAGGACGGATTATGCGTGTAGGAAGAATAACGAGCCACGTGGTGTTTGTTTTCTCAGCCTACTGCTGCTGCGCTTCCCCTCGAGCTTCACGCGTTAGCTCTGGATACAGCCCATTCCGGCGCAGAGGCGTTTCGGCAGTCTGCATGTATCCGGGATGTCGCGGAGCAACTGGCCTCTCGACAACTCATCTCCGAAGCAGATCTTCAAGACTCCACACAGCAGGCGTCGGAGAAGATGATgcagaagatgaagaggatCTACCGCCAGTTATCGAGTGTAAGGTCTCAGAGACAGACCGAAGGGAAAGCGGCAACGAAAATCGCGGTAACGCATGTTTATGGTTCGCGGTGTACATGTACAAAAGAAGGCGACATACCTCCTATAAGGACGTACGCCTCCGGGCACACATTCCTGAGTGCATTCGCATACTCCCAtctatacaaatatatatatatatatatatatatatgctccCATCTATACAAATAGTTGTATACATAAATATCGGTAGGTAAGCTGAGATTACATATTCTAAGGTGTGTAGAACGCGACTCCTATTCCATTCAGTGCCGTGCATATACTATATATGTGACCGTCGGTATCCGTGCGTGTTCGTAGACGTCCCTTGATGCTCTGAGTAGAACACTTTCTTTGGAGACGTAGCAGGTTTTTTTGTGGGGCGCGGACGACACTGCCCCGTCACCAGTCACTCAACACCGCCTCTACACCCCTGGCCCCTTCCAGTCGGAATTCGTAAGCGTTGTGCATTTGTCCATGAAGGTGTTTCCAACGCACATGCTCCTACCAGAGGCGCTGGATCACTGCcgcacatatacatgtctctcgcgttctctgtcctgtgtgcatgcatatcccggtcgtcctcgcgtctcctgattctccatcttctccctcggctgttgctgctgctgctcacccccgtctttctctcgccacgattcttcctctctgtctgctcGGCCTCCTGGGCGTTGCTGCCTCCCTGGCCGCAATTCCGCCCCGTCTAGACTTTGTCCAGCAAGCACGGAGACCCAAACGCGCTTCTCACGTTCCTCGTGAACCGGGAGCTCAGTGAACAGATCGCGATAGACGAGCGCGCCaggcgcctgcatgcaactCTAGGTTCCCGAAACGCGGTtgagaaggacggcgagacgtTGTCTCCAACGGAAAGCAGCGACAGGGTACGGGGCGCGGGGCCTTCGAGCGGCTCCGACCGCAAAGGTGCCTCGCTGAGCGGGAAGGGGAGCGTCGGGCCGGACTCCGCGAGCCTTACAGGAGCGACAGGACGGCCAGAGGGCGTCAGCCTTGACAGCCAGGACTCGGAGCTGTCGAAAGCGTCAACGGAcgcgtctgcgcctctcccgtcccgcgcgtctgcgcctctcccgtcccGCACGTCTGCAGAAGATAGGGacgggcgagaggagaagagggacgggagagaggagaagaacggcgacgaGAAACAAAGGCGCTGCAAGGCCTCGCAAGAcggcaggagacggaaggaagaggaccaggaagaagaacagaacgAGGACACAGACGAGGGCACAGACGAGGACACAGACGACGAAGCGGGTGGGGGGCCGAAGGATTTCTTCGCCCAGCAAGACACCGAGCTGTACGCGCTTCTCCCGTTCACGAGGCCCCGAGATCTCCCGTCCCAGAAGCCGCCCGACTTTCTGCTTTCTCACGGGACGCTGTTGGTCTGTCCTACGCCCCTCGTCAACCACTGGAGCTCGGAAGTGAAGAAATGGTTCTCCTGGTCGCACTGCAACGACGCGGACAAACTGAAGGTACGAAACACGAGGCCTATGGACACCCGCCTCAACCGCCAGCTTCGCTGGACATCTGCGGAATCGCcgtcttttgtctcgctGTTGCCTGCGGTTGCCAGGTGTTCCTTGTGTGGGTGTAGCAGTTCCCTTGGTCAAGGCGTacctcgctttctcgccctccgcggggggggggggggggggcgtttgtctccgccgtcgcttcgTGTCTCGCCGCTGGTCGCCTTGGCGTCTCCTTTGGGCCTCTCGCAGGCGCTGCAGTCGACACTGGGGGGTTTGCGCGTTCATGCCGACGTGGAGGAAACCGGGCTCCGTCAAGGCCGTTaccccctgtctcctcgaaATGGTGCTGCTGCTTCAGGTGCTTGTCTTGGAACGTCGCGATCGAGCTCACGCGATGCCCCTGCCGACGCGCGCCGAGCTGGCGTCCTGTCACCTCGTGATTTGCTCGCATCAGTTTCTGACAGCTGAGTTTCAGCGCTGTTTGACTTATGTCTGGGAACAAGGCCGTGGTCCGGCACCTTTCGCTCCGCTCGGCTCTAACCAGCGGGCATCCAACGAGGGTCGCCGCCCATCCCCCCGACACCCCAGGCGATGCGTGTCACCGCAGGAAGTGGAGCAAGCGATGTGGGGCGGGAAGGGACAGGACGAGCACAGTCTGCACTCTGCAGCGCGTCCGGCGTTTCTTTCGGGATGTCGAAAACGACCTCGCCAAGAGGAAAGGCCCGCCGGGACGGACACAGTgtcgggaggcgacgaagaagacgctaGGGGgttcctcgcgcgtctcttgcAAGGAGACTCCGGCGGAGCCtacgcgtctctcgcggggCCAGGACTGTACAAAGGCCAAGTCGGCGAGAGCTTCTGCAGATCCAAAAGCCCGCTGCTGTCGATTCACTGGCAGCGATTGGTCGTCGACGAAGGCCATACGCTCTCAAGGTGCACGTCCCAGTACGTCCAGCTGTGCCGGATGATCGTCGCCGAGAAACGGTGAGAGCTCGACCGGGGCAGACAACTTCCCGGGGCGCGCGCTCCCCGCGGCGAATGAaggccttcgtctcctgacGCCTTGCGACACGTGCTCGTAATACCCAGGCCCAAACCTTTCCAGGTTTCCACAGCCTCCCTacctctcgcctcttgcaAACGAGTGACCCTGTAGCAAAACAAACATCAGCTACACAGACACCACATTCAAATGCTTATCTAGATGTTtatagctatatatatatgtatatgtttatatatataatatggTTTTAGAAATGTACATCTGTATATCTATagaaatgtatatatatatatatatatgtggcGTCCTTTTGTCTGTAGCGGGTCGTGCGTTTGTCATCTCTTTTTCGACATCTCAGGGTGACCTTGTACGTagctcttcgctctcccttttctctcgcgttgtCCGGTTTTCTCCAGATGGGTGCTCACAGGCACGCCGACGAGTCGCCAGTCGCTCCGCCACAGCTTGACAGGCTTGACGGCTCTCCTCGAATTTTTGCGTCACCCGTTTGCTCTGCCGTATCGACACTGCGGTACGCCCACGCCCCAGTCGACAGAGGGCTTGTGTCCTCGGCCCTGTCCTTTCGCCGTACacaaaaggaaaaaagggacagaGCCGCTGGCATGCGAAGCTGGGGCTCGGGGCATACGACGCATTCGAGCCTGACTCCACACGCCACCCCACCATGCCTGGTTCAACGTTTCATTTTCAAACAGATAGGTCCATACAGGCGTACCTATGCAAAGGGTCTAGGCGCTTCCTGTTCCGAAACACCTCCGGAGCTTCGTCCGCCTGGAAGAGTGTGTTTGAATGCTGGCTGCCGCAAATGTTTGCACACCGCAACGGAGTTCATCTTCTGAGGTTGTCTTTGCTGACCTTGCGTCGCTTCACGCCCTGTGGAGTCGATTCGCGTCAGGCGCATGGTTCTGCGCCTCTTGGCATATCCGTCcatgcgtctctccgtttgtcAGATCGCCGGGGATCGCGATGTCCCGTCGTGCCGAGCTGTACGCTGTCTCCTTACATTTATTTGGTGtgctcgtttcttcgtctctgcggccGTCCGTCTCCGTACGACTCGGCAGATCTCTCAACGTTCACTAGAGAGGCCGCTGTGTGCATGTCGCTCACGTTTCGGAGGGATTCCTATCGACGTGTGTGTTCATAacctatatatgtacatatatatgtatatatatatgtataattatatatatatatatatatgtatatgcttGTGTGTTGGGTTGTGCTGGTTGCTTGCGTGTGCGGTTTTGCGTGTGACTGCAGGCGTTTCATCGAATAAAACAACTCCGCTGAAGGCAGCAATATGCCGACCCCTCGTCGAACGCGGCGAAGCGGCCGCTCTGTTCAagctctctctgctcctcaACACGTGCCTCGTCCGACACAGCAAGGAGCAGTGCCAGCGTCTGCCCGCTCTGCGGGGCCCAACCATCTATCGAATTGAACCGTCTGCGAAAGAGCGGACGACGTACAACGACCTCGTCCAGCTGATGCAAAGAAACCTTTTCTGCACCTATTactcgaggaagaacaaggtAGCGAAGACTCACTGAGAGGGGACCGttgccgtgcatgcaggtcCAGGCTGTGTGCATCACGTTggctcgtctcgcctcgtgAAACCCGTAAACAAGTGCTGACCGCGCtaactctctctctgtatatatgtatatatatgtatatttattCGTCTGTGTTTATATGTATGTCTATATCTATCGGCGTCTTTCGCTCTACGGAACTAGGTGCACTGCTGCCACTAAGCGTTTCTTTGGAGCTGCAAATTGATTTGTGGACCGACGCATGTGCAAATATCGCGATTTTTGTCGAgttgtctctgtcgcgcccTCAGGTCTGAAGGCGTGGAGGGATGGTGCTTTGTGAGCTTCGCGCTTCACCCGGGCGTCACCCTGGTGGGCGACGGGATTTACGTAAACAGTTCGCCTGCATGTTGGAGTCATCTCAGCATGTGCGTGCCGGCAAATGTGTCTGCACATCTCTCGAGAATCCGTTGTCCCTGGCTCGTTTTGCTGTTCTTGTCTGCCTAGGATTCGCTTCTTCATCCGAGTCAGCGGGCGCAAGCGTCGACATCTCTCTGGAACCTGCGTTTCAGCTGCACGATTCAGTCCGAGTCGCATCTCCAGGTTCTCACTAAGTGGGTGGGCGAGGCAGTGGAAATGCTCGCGAACAAACATGCGATCTACCACAACGAGTTTCCATACAACTTCCAGTTTGAGAGGATCGCCTACGTCGTGGAGGTATGGCCTGTTCCTTTGTTCATGTTTGCGTCGGTGCTTCGCGAAATGCTGCCACATTAGGGTGCGCGgctcccctcttcctcttccggtTCGGACTCGCCCGCTGGATGCACGCTTTGTACGCCTGGTATGGCTGACACTGGACTCTTTTCTAGTTGAACTGCTACTGATGGGGCAGGCTGTACGCTCGGAGCAGGTACAATTGCGAACATGGAAATAATTGTGAACAGAAAACGCCAGAACAAGTGCTATCCCGGCGCCGCACCGAGGCCCGGAGAGGCGTATCCACCGCACCGTTTTCACTGCGCCCAATGACGCGCgtcaaacacacacacatacacaagGCCTCGGGCGTGGGGGCGTGTGCCTCTTTACATGTGCACGTTTGTAGCCTCACACCTTTGCTTGTCTGTGTGGTGCGATGACAGGTGTACCTCCGTCTGAACAAAGTGGAAAGAACGTACGCCACGTGCGACATGTGTCGCCAGGCGAtacgttttcctcttcttgttcctTGTCCGGCTCTGCACTTGCTGTGCACGgagtgtctcttcccgcAAATCTTCTCCGAAAACGTAAGTGCTTCCACC of the Neospora caninum Liverpool complete genome, chromosome XII genome contains:
- a CDS encoding putative helicase conserved C-terminal domain-containing protein, whose translation is MKRTNVASELAPNEFLVSGAEIFLLQHVLPLHALSRLRLPLTPVFSYSCPSTSSPLSSLPARPSPSPRPSLCTVLRTTREDEWEVYAGFVRCLFAGTHEQPVGGEKRARLLAWCGSLMCTGHFHSPPGSLSLQSTYDFVSENAWQLKVDQPPPHSLFQFLASALAKNAAAPFADSGCRRHREKRTRKTTQRTASSLPALPSAPSSALASSSSSSSSSSSSSSSSVFLCKCEICRLTHEALHMLLAFLDPASLASFGTTNWSHFLLAEPVVPGLQLMVGDCFLHPHDRRPAPARSAASPLPPLLDFAFANAGDPEARDSGEHRRKHVFLGGLFAHQTHGLLWLRHRERRAAAQAPPFWFASVEDRQKPQQPHGPVSLAAPSSACLTGARDRSEPRIHGDVDPAGALDAGEDAPNEPGGVDPDALSGECRFADDALKFLAKWTELQLPHQEWLAGAADARRPVGCGEGTPGAHAATAKDSSGLPGCRGGRPGGVEGAEEPGESERAAASASAARTRASGGRGGTRSENAAGEEHLQNRSLSTGRADELTKPVDKKDEESEQEHVVADETQHTETVESVEPPREEKPTTEMTSVPAGDLYRLLVSETASLACLAAPHPIVFPSLPPHFPRAPVTFASSPQPAVASAAPQSGGALRRASSPRLHCSASPRRDSEGGSGETDRKSEGMYVLKPRFQIPQTNVGAFSLYFNSDTRLCAIGFSRKPRMCTPTHRATQTVSSPARCPPSSLASVFPSVSSPCLVGDHQSLSLRGWTQGTRGGGGLFCDDPGLGKTLAMLSVVVKSMGRLPAFPRLVKAWLAGYLGRLHAANGESDPSARAGKRAKDGTEEDDAVEGEKEGEAVGHPTQKGGRGQRGARRQWLEDGEGVRYVWKFAADEIEQYFIEQGVRSAFSYPQLNPLLPEAGDAAASPGAVSLNLLDLPKEGTSSPSFTPPHSPRFPDEAAQRGGLFGRTKFFIGYSMPTAAALPLELHALALDTAHSGAEAFRQSACIRDVAEQLASRQLISEADLQDSTQQASEKMMQKMKRIYRQLSSTLSSKHGDPNALLTFLVNRELSEQIAIDERARRLHATLGSRNAVEKDGETLSPTESSDRVRGAGPSSGSDRKGASLSGKGSVGPDSASLTGATGRPEGVSLDSQDSELSKASTDASAPLPSRASAPLPSRTSAEDRDGREEKRDGREEKNGDEKQRRCKASQDGRRRKEEDQEEEQNEDTDEGTDEDTDDEAGGGPKDFFAQQDTELYALLPFTRPRDLPSQKPPDFLLSHGTLLVCPTPLVNHWSSEVKKWFSWSHCNDADKLKVLVLERRDRAHAMPLPTRAELASCHLVICSHQFLTAEFQRCLTYVWEQGRGPAPFAPLGSNQRASNEGRRPSPRHPRRCVSPQEVEQAMWGGKGQDEHSLHSAARPAFLSGCRKRPRQEERPAGTDTVSGGDEEDARGFLARLLQGDSGGAYASLAGPGLYKGQVGESFCRSKSPLLSIHWQRLVVDEGHTLSRCTSQYVQLCRMIVAEKRWVLTGTPTSRQSLRHSLTGLTALLEFLRHPFALPYRHCGVSSNKTTPLKAAICRPLVERGEAAALFKLSLLLNTCLVRHSKEQCQRLPALRGPTIYRIEPSAKERTTYNDLVQLMQRNLFCTYYSRKNKDSLLHPSQRAQASTSLWNLRFSCTIQSESHLQVLTKWVGEAVEMLANKHAIYHNEFPYNFQFERIAYVVEVYLRLNKVERTYATCDMCRQAIRFPLLVPCPALHLLCTECLFPQIFSENLCRRPPLRHCPLCWPHAPINADFFDRLQPPVEHNTTFDWPFKFTRGARANAELDRRSLIFRNQQSARRGRQEGSRDVAESAASRAAGSAGLFSACTPTGALDPTGGDDGETLVMEVDVFRPSGAVSRSPLSSRGAAAPLASPASGLGLDRVGDRAGERPRSGVEGTRRAMEEERPIGESTRAQRGTGGEGAETALRSLLPAASVTSAPHLVERVKEKRSFRASAETMRIVRQWFADGERAHSRDDAFAFLRTDGFPVSSATRGSHLATAREALRGKPTPEAGGDTQPEQARDSLMGPFPASSASASTPTAPPVSWPSAGSQGAGTFSSVVTPLRDSRRIANDRADSTLGASARFGLDDLAGSVEGGGSDAPGKRERDTEKGSIYPRYIDVEDAFAYDFSEAKDDGGELKKVQSPFTSRRLASSPSGSRALLTSSRKVSLRAANLSLPYSSAFSPGHIALSDPSRAANSPSARAPWTGGSALASAVSSARSESDCRAACTLRGATVAARREATLLSLLLSGGMSTREILEEFDDAEIDEEDAIFFSSSKNVLVVRRILHIIYSGEFAQNNIPESLLEPRQRPQIDASFPSSCAFPGFWSLEEASREKNLGKKPRFADDDRCDTSGAFPLSTPRTAVCFSSSLSPSSSRPSSASLPPLSPSGIHLSVRDGKEEHGVEETGGSMPGEGEEKLQREKVEAEQPTAAEAIQPGSGETLQDPFSSGPAKRMCGSSRAVSFGSALGKPGEAGERPGASVGRKSILKKRERDGTFAATPCTERLIKRCPKIIVASSLWENLFLLGCFLEKHRVKCCHFYEKMQDKRNRVDALKSFQQDTETMVLLLSTQLGAHGLDLSCASHVLLPDPPTDPNVEQQVISRAHRMGALRDVHVEIFILKDTVEETILQLRGVWTASASAEGDQGGMTTKGTCGVSASKQPFVFGTRDPRELLMRERQGFAAQGDTEGDVSPPVTALNGERTSSSRRRLGGKTGKAAPTCGPEGTHTHLRKRGQKASAQGGADTSDRRGEGACQDDAPASADEPLFFDTSRNGSQSPSPPSWTERVACRKGSGPMGSQPNWREMHDEAVGLGEGLQKQTEYLLRTLRTIRRPAFSE